One window from the genome of Oligoflexus sp. encodes:
- the flgF gene encoding flagellar basal-body rod protein FlgF, with product MLKNIYTPLAGAISQERALEMIANNLANVNTVGFKGDNVTFTLQEPEPYKNYPDPLPPANFKQDMSEVFPLRGNEMSYVGVAAMHKDMSQGPAQNTQNPYDLMIEGQGFLAAQTSEGVRYTRAGNLTVSQDGVLVTKQGDPVMGEKGLIYVRGTQFEVNTRGEVFQDGQLLDRLKLVNFQNPQDNLERVGNNYYQYAGREEDILPARNASIRQGFLEGSNVNAIKNLTSMIIAHRSYEAYQKAVSNYDQIMEKSSNAIGDVRA from the coding sequence ATGCTGAAGAACATTTACACGCCATTGGCTGGAGCGATCTCGCAGGAGCGTGCCCTCGAAATGATCGCCAACAATCTGGCGAACGTGAATACGGTTGGCTTCAAAGGTGACAACGTTACCTTCACACTCCAGGAACCCGAGCCCTACAAAAACTACCCGGATCCCCTGCCGCCAGCCAATTTCAAGCAGGATATGAGCGAAGTCTTCCCCCTGCGCGGCAACGAGATGTCCTATGTGGGCGTTGCGGCCATGCATAAGGATATGTCCCAGGGTCCAGCACAGAATACCCAGAATCCCTATGATCTTATGATCGAAGGCCAGGGCTTCCTCGCCGCGCAAACCTCGGAAGGCGTGCGCTACACACGGGCTGGAAACCTGACCGTTTCCCAGGACGGTGTGCTCGTGACCAAGCAGGGTGATCCTGTGATGGGCGAAAAGGGTCTGATCTATGTGCGGGGAACTCAGTTCGAAGTGAATACCCGCGGTGAAGTTTTTCAGGACGGCCAGCTTTTGGATCGCCTGAAACTCGTCAACTTCCAAAATCCCCAGGACAACCTGGAACGCGTGGGGAACAACTATTACCAGTACGCAGGCCGTGAGGAGGATATCCTTCCCGCACGGAATGCGAGCATCCGTCAGGGTTTTTTGGAAGGTTCCAATGTGAACGCGATCAAAAACCTGACCAGCATGATCATCGCGCATCGTTCGTATGAAGCCTATCAAAAAGCCGTCTCGAACTATGATCAGATCATGGAAAAATCATCCAACGCCATCGGCGACGTTAGAGCCTAA